A window from Neodiprion fabricii isolate iyNeoFabr1 chromosome 2, iyNeoFabr1.1, whole genome shotgun sequence encodes these proteins:
- the LOC124176400 gene encoding mRNA turnover protein 4 homolog, which yields MPKSKRDKKITLTKTSKKGLVLKQQIVEDIRKCVTKYNSIFLFSVQNMRNNKLKDIRAEWKDSRFFFGKNKIMALGLGKSPEEEVEDEIHKLSAALKGQCGLLFTNRPKDEVLDWMEQYGEEDYARSGFVANETITIPEGPMPEFAHSIEPHLRQLGLPTSLQKGVVTLLKDHEVCKKGQTLTPEQARILKLIGKVLATFKLTPLGVFVKSEGYMPIATDDNDDNEDDNVEMETEDTTDT from the exons ATGCCGAAGTCCAAAAGAGACAAGAAAA tcACACTTACAAAGACCAGCAAGAAGGGACTGGTTCTGAAACAACAGATCGTCGAAGACATCCGTAAATGTGTAACAAAGTATAACagcatttttttgttctccgTTCAAAACATGAGAAATAACAAACTTAAGGACATCCGGGCTGAATGGAAGGACAGCAGGttcttttttggtaaaaacaaaatcatgGCGCTTGGCTTGGGCAAATCTCCCGAGGAAGAAGTCGAAGATGAAATACACAAATTATCTGCCGCTCTCAAAGGCCAGTGTGGGCTCCTCTTCACCAACAGACCTAAGGATGAG GTCTTGGACTGGATGGAACAATATGGTGAAGAGGATTATGCACGCTCAGGTTTTGTCGCAAATGAGACAATAACAATACCTGAGGGACCGATGCCAGAGTTTGCGCACAGTATAGAACCACATTTGAGGCAGTTGGGACTTCCCACATCACTTCAAAAGGGAGTTGTAACATTGCTCAAGGATCACGAAGTTTGCAAAAAGGGCCAGACACTCACTCCAGAACAAGCCAGAATACTG AAACTCATTGGCAAGGTATTAGCAACATTCAAGTTAACGCCTCTTGGGGTATTTGTCAAGAGTGAAGGATACATGCCAATTGCTACAGATGATAACGATGATAATGAAGATGACAATGTAGAGATGGAAACAGAAGACACAACAGATACCTGA